A single genomic interval of Aegicerativicinus sediminis harbors:
- the cyoE gene encoding heme o synthase produces MSTSNTSTASHSLISDFKEITKVRLSVSVVFSSVAGYFLGADTVNLITVILLCIGGYFMVGASNAFNQIIERDLDALMDRTKNRPIPGGRMSVNTAFAIATIFTVLGIITLYIINPRTAMYGAISIFIYTSIYTPLKTKTPLAVFAGAIPGAIPFMLGWVAARNQFGIEPGILFALQFFWQFPHFWAIGWFLFEDYKRGGFFMLPTGKRDKGTAVQIVMYSCWTIIVSILPVFNFTGDLSLSFVGAIVVFCIGLFMLYYALRLFQKRSVVAARQLMLASVTYITLVQIVYVIDKFI; encoded by the coding sequence TTGAGTACCTCTAACACTTCAACAGCAAGTCACTCTTTAATTTCTGACTTTAAGGAAATTACCAAAGTCCGGTTATCAGTCAGCGTGGTCTTTTCTTCAGTGGCTGGCTATTTTTTGGGAGCCGACACGGTTAATTTAATAACGGTTATTTTATTGTGTATAGGTGGATATTTTATGGTTGGTGCTTCAAATGCGTTTAACCAAATTATTGAACGAGACTTAGATGCCTTAATGGATAGAACAAAGAACCGGCCAATTCCGGGAGGAAGAATGTCGGTGAATACTGCTTTTGCCATTGCCACAATATTTACAGTATTAGGAATAATCACCCTGTACATTATTAATCCTAGAACCGCAATGTATGGAGCCATTTCTATTTTCATATATACAAGTATTTACACCCCATTAAAAACAAAAACTCCATTGGCGGTTTTTGCGGGTGCAATTCCCGGGGCTATTCCTTTTATGTTAGGTTGGGTTGCTGCAAGAAATCAATTTGGCATCGAACCTGGAATTTTATTTGCATTACAATTTTTTTGGCAGTTTCCGCATTTTTGGGCAATTGGTTGGTTTTTGTTTGAAGACTATAAGAGGGGAGGGTTTTTTATGTTGCCAACAGGTAAGCGCGATAAGGGGACGGCGGTTCAGATTGTCATGTATAGTTGTTGGACAATAATCGTATCAATTCTTCCTGTTTTCAATTTTACGGGAGATCTTTCTTTGTCCTTCGTTGGGGCAATTGTTGTATTTTGTATAGGACTTTTTATGTTGTATTATGCCCTTAGGTTATTTCAGAAAAGATCCGTTGTTGCAGCCAGGCAGTTAATGTTGGCGAGTGTTACTTATATCACTTTGGTGCAAATCGTTTATGTGATTGATAAATTTATTTAA
- a CDS encoding SCO family protein, which produces MSKKTNYSYIGIAAVILIFGIIFIPEIVDRISNGDVVRDDSRSGSIQDKVDDTELMFLNINGEPKKVPPFSFVNQNGDTISNKDYEGKVYVAEFFFTTCPSICPKMNRNMVDIQGDFQDNIDFGIASFTINPEYDTTEVLKDYATQYKITHPNWHLMTGNKDSIYQLANVGFNIYAGENPNVEGGFEHSGNFALIDKNGYIRSRSDQFGNPIIFYKGVISEEEGFDEDGEREEISLLKQDIKKLLAE; this is translated from the coding sequence ATGAGCAAGAAAACTAATTATTCCTACATCGGCATAGCTGCCGTTATTCTGATTTTTGGCATCATTTTTATTCCGGAAATTGTAGACAGGATCAGTAATGGTGATGTCGTTCGAGATGATAGTCGCAGTGGGTCAATACAGGATAAAGTTGATGACACAGAATTGATGTTCCTTAACATTAATGGCGAACCTAAAAAAGTTCCTCCTTTTAGTTTTGTCAATCAAAACGGTGATACTATTAGCAATAAAGATTATGAGGGTAAGGTTTATGTTGCGGAATTCTTTTTCACAACCTGTCCGTCTATTTGCCCAAAAATGAATCGTAATATGGTGGACATTCAAGGCGATTTTCAGGATAATATAGATTTTGGAATTGCTTCATTTACAATTAATCCTGAATACGACACCACTGAAGTTCTAAAGGATTATGCTACACAATATAAAATTACACATCCCAATTGGCATCTTATGACAGGAAATAAAGATAGTATCTATCAGCTTGCCAATGTAGGTTTTAATATATATGCTGGAGAAAACCCAAATGTAGAAGGAGGGTTTGAGCATTCTGGAAATTTCGCTTTGATAGACAAAAACGGATATATTCGATCTCGATCAGATCAATTCGGAAATCCGATAATATTCTATAAAGGTGTAATAAGTGAAGAAGAAGGTTTTGATGAAGATGGTGAACGTGAAGAAATAAGCTTGTTGAAACAAGACATTAAAAAATTGTTGGCCGAATAA
- a CDS encoding ABC transporter ATP-binding protein has product MIEIRDLHKSYHMGSNTLHVLKGIDFNVKEGELVSIMGSSGSGKSTLLNILGMLDEADSGEYILDGKPIKNLNERVAALYRNEFLGFIFQSFNLINYKSALDNVALPLYYKGIKRKERLEKAAYYLDKVGLTPWKEHLPNELSGGQKQRVAIARALASEPKVLLADEPTGALDSTTSYGVMELIQQINDEGKTILVVTHEDDIAHMTKRIVELKDGLIINDTLTEQVRASEYV; this is encoded by the coding sequence ATGATAGAGATAAGGGATCTTCACAAATCCTACCATATGGGCTCGAACACTTTACATGTATTGAAAGGGATAGATTTCAATGTTAAAGAAGGTGAACTTGTCAGTATTATGGGGTCTTCGGGATCAGGAAAATCAACACTTTTGAATATTTTGGGAATGCTTGATGAAGCAGACTCTGGGGAGTATATTCTAGACGGCAAGCCCATAAAAAATTTAAATGAAAGAGTAGCTGCTCTTTATAGAAATGAATTTTTGGGATTTATCTTCCAATCATTCAATTTAATTAATTATAAATCTGCTTTAGACAATGTGGCTCTTCCTCTTTATTACAAAGGAATAAAACGAAAAGAGCGTTTGGAAAAGGCAGCCTATTATCTTGATAAGGTAGGCTTAACCCCTTGGAAAGAGCATTTGCCAAATGAGTTGTCGGGAGGGCAAAAGCAAAGAGTAGCTATAGCGAGAGCATTGGCTAGTGAACCTAAGGTACTATTGGCCGATGAGCCCACGGGTGCTCTAGATTCCACCACTTCTTATGGTGTAATGGAATTGATACAACAAATTAATGATGAGGGCAAAACCATTTTGGTGGTTACCCATGAAGATGATATTGCTCACATGACAAAGCGTATAGTTGAGTTAAAGGATGGATTGATTATCAATGATACTTTAACAGAACAGGTGAGAGCTTCGGAGTATGTTTGA
- a CDS encoding energy transducer TonB, with translation MKNPKKTHLRAVQSSSRGKEHPKPITNLRKNSTIFFQAGLIISLLFIHLVFQMEFERKGYSLLTVQPIEDKSPEFVSRNYVIEKKTDSRQTTARKKNKSVPPKITTAPDFVDVPPETEFSSKDEFPEIIDPGSIPKIDDTDNVDEIFDVTNLEQVPIFPGCEKKKTNKDKLKCMSEKLNRIVQKNFDTSIGSEYGLSGTQKIQMAFTINQKGEVIDIQARAPHPILQQEAMRVAKKIPQMEPGKQRYRPVSVAYYLPIIFKVQD, from the coding sequence ATGAAAAATCCGAAAAAAACACACTTGAGGGCTGTGCAGAGCTCCTCAAGAGGCAAGGAACATCCAAAACCCATTACAAATTTACGAAAAAACAGCACCATTTTTTTTCAAGCGGGTTTAATCATTTCGTTATTATTTATCCATTTAGTTTTTCAAATGGAATTTGAGAGAAAAGGATATTCGCTTTTAACTGTTCAGCCGATTGAAGATAAATCACCCGAGTTCGTCAGTCGAAATTATGTGATTGAAAAAAAGACTGATTCCCGGCAAACTACGGCTAGAAAGAAAAATAAATCTGTTCCCCCCAAGATTACAACGGCTCCAGATTTTGTCGATGTTCCGCCTGAGACTGAATTTTCTTCAAAGGATGAATTCCCTGAAATAATTGATCCTGGAAGCATACCGAAAATTGACGATACTGATAATGTCGATGAGATATTCGATGTCACCAACTTGGAGCAGGTTCCCATTTTTCCTGGCTGTGAGAAGAAAAAAACTAATAAAGACAAACTTAAATGTATGTCAGAAAAGTTGAATCGTATCGTACAGAAGAACTTTGATACCTCAATCGGTTCAGAATATGGTTTGTCAGGAACTCAAAAAATTCAAATGGCTTTTACAATTAACCAAAAAGGTGAGGTTATTGATATACAAGCAAGAGCACCCCATCCAATTTTACAGCAGGAGGCCATGCGTGTTGCCAAAAAAATTCCTCAAATGGAGCCAGGTAAACAGAGATATAGACCCGTTTCCGTGGCATATTATCTACCTATAATTTTTAAAGTTCAAGATTAA
- the gcvH gene encoding glycine cleavage system protein GcvH, with protein MNVPSELKYTKDHEWVKVEGDIITVGITDFAQGELGDIVYVEVDTVDETLDAEEIFGTVEAVKTVSDLFLPVSGEIIEFNASLEDEPEKVNTDPYGEGWMIKVKCSDISELDNLLTAEEYTELVGA; from the coding sequence ATGAACGTACCATCAGAATTAAAGTATACCAAAGACCATGAGTGGGTTAAGGTTGAAGGAGACATTATTACAGTAGGAATCACTGACTTTGCTCAGGGTGAGCTAGGTGATATTGTATATGTTGAAGTTGATACAGTAGATGAAACCCTTGATGCAGAAGAGATTTTTGGAACGGTTGAGGCTGTTAAAACAGTTTCGGATTTATTCCTTCCCGTTTCTGGTGAGATAATTGAATTTAATGCTTCTCTTGAAGATGAGCCTGAAAAGGTTAATACCGATCCATATGGTGAGGGTTGGATGATTAAGGTAAAATGTTCAGATATATCTGAACTAGATAATTTGTTAACTGCCGAAGAATATACCGAATTGGTTGGTGCTTAA
- a CDS encoding cytochrome c oxidase subunit 3: MDLTEGSIKEKEYRAKKMMLWFGIISLIMSFAGWTSAIIVSSSRPDWLQDYQLPKAFIISTVIIVVSSITIWLAKRSLKQSKLQQTTIWLLTTLVLGLFFIYNQFVGFGQIIADGFNFTGPTSNITMSFIFLIAFVHILHVVVGLVSLLVVIYNHFKQKYKPEDMLGLELASTFWHFIDILWVYLFLFLNFFR, from the coding sequence ATGGACTTAACAGAAGGAAGTATTAAGGAAAAAGAATATAGGGCAAAGAAGATGATGCTTTGGTTTGGTATCATTTCACTTATTATGTCCTTTGCAGGCTGGACGAGTGCCATAATCGTCAGTAGTAGTCGACCAGATTGGTTACAAGACTATCAACTTCCAAAGGCATTTATAATAAGTACTGTAATTATTGTTGTTAGTAGTATAACTATATGGTTAGCCAAAAGATCATTAAAGCAATCTAAATTACAACAGACTACCATTTGGTTGTTAACTACATTGGTTCTAGGTTTGTTTTTTATCTATAATCAATTTGTAGGATTTGGTCAGATAATAGCTGATGGATTTAATTTTACAGGGCCTACCAGTAACATTACAATGTCCTTTATTTTCCTAATAGCCTTTGTGCATATTTTACACGTTGTTGTTGGTTTAGTTAGCCTTTTGGTAGTAATTTATAATCATTTTAAACAAAAGTATAAGCCAGAAGATATGTTGGGACTTGAATTAGCAAGCACTTTCTGGCATTTTATAGATATTCTGTGGGTTTACCTGTTTTTGTTTTTAAATTTCTTTAGATAA
- a CDS encoding DUF420 domain-containing protein: MNTPVLEKQKKYNKWIWTLSILIPIVVVILFGIKLPNVEPLSFLPPIYAGINAMTALVLVLAFVAIKNKKIEWHKRLVQFALGLSVLFLGMYVAYHMTSESTPYGGEGLLKYIYYFILITHILLSVIIIPMVLITYVRGITMDVERHRKIARITFPLWLYVAITGVLVFILISPYYK, from the coding sequence ATGAATACCCCCGTTTTAGAAAAGCAAAAAAAATATAACAAATGGATTTGGACTCTATCAATCCTTATCCCAATAGTAGTGGTTATTTTATTCGGGATTAAACTTCCGAATGTTGAACCATTATCATTTTTACCACCAATATATGCAGGAATTAATGCCATGACAGCGTTAGTATTGGTGTTGGCTTTTGTTGCGATTAAAAACAAAAAAATTGAATGGCACAAACGCTTGGTTCAATTTGCTCTTGGGCTTTCAGTATTATTCCTTGGGATGTATGTGGCTTATCATATGACTAGCGAGTCTACACCTTATGGAGGTGAAGGTTTATTAAAATACATTTATTATTTCATTTTAATAACCCACATTCTTTTGTCTGTAATCATTATTCCGATGGTTTTAATTACCTATGTCAGGGGAATTACCATGGATGTGGAGAGGCATCGTAAAATAGCTAGGATTACATTTCCTTTATGGCTTTATGTTGCAATTACGGGGGTTTTAGTTTTTATCTTAATTTCACCATACTATAAATAA
- a CDS encoding cytochrome c oxidase subunit 3: MDTTVVATGTEGKNWGGGNQPLHASYGKLMMWFFIVSDALTFSGFLASYGFSRFKFIESWPIADEVFTHVPFLHGQELPMIYVAFMTFILIMSSVTMVLAVDAGHKMQKTKVTWYMFLTIIGGLIFVGSQAWEWATFIKGDYGAVLTKGGNILQFGEYVEKDGEQVFKRVALRDFAVTQPTERVKLERNAGLWFQDEGTLPSYTVNEVLAGLEANSNILVRTQLLTEEGEKTVLSRGESISQIKNHGTLVVEGANLVHNEYGSPLFADFFFFITGFHGFHVFSGVVINIIIFFNVILGTYERRGTYEMVEKVGLYWHFVDLVWVFVFTFFYLV; this comes from the coding sequence ATGGATACGACAGTTGTCGCAACTGGTACTGAAGGAAAAAATTGGGGCGGAGGAAACCAACCTTTACATGCAAGCTATGGAAAATTGATGATGTGGTTTTTCATCGTTTCTGATGCATTAACTTTTTCCGGATTTCTTGCTTCTTACGGTTTTTCCCGTTTTAAATTCATTGAATCTTGGCCTATAGCCGATGAAGTGTTTACGCACGTTCCCTTCTTGCATGGGCAAGAATTACCGATGATTTATGTGGCTTTCATGACATTTATTTTGATAATGTCTTCTGTAACTATGGTGCTCGCAGTAGATGCAGGTCATAAAATGCAGAAAACGAAAGTTACCTGGTACATGTTTCTTACCATAATTGGTGGTCTGATTTTCGTTGGATCTCAAGCATGGGAATGGGCAACCTTTATTAAAGGAGATTACGGTGCCGTATTGACTAAAGGAGGAAATATTCTTCAATTCGGGGAATATGTTGAAAAGGATGGCGAACAGGTTTTTAAACGTGTTGCCCTTAGGGATTTTGCAGTTACGCAACCAACTGAAAGAGTTAAGCTTGAACGTAACGCTGGTTTATGGTTTCAAGATGAAGGTACTTTGCCTTCTTATACCGTAAATGAGGTGTTAGCAGGATTAGAGGCAAACTCAAACATATTGGTAAGAACACAACTTTTAACCGAGGAAGGTGAAAAAACTGTGTTATCTAGAGGTGAATCTATATCTCAAATTAAAAATCATGGAACCTTGGTGGTCGAAGGTGCTAACCTAGTACATAATGAATATGGTTCTCCTTTGTTTGCTGATTTCTTTTTCTTTATCACTGGTTTTCACGGGTTTCACGTTTTTTCTGGTGTTGTAATTAATATCATAATTTTCTTCAATGTTATTCTAGGTACTTATGAGAGAAGAGGAACTTATGAGATGGTTGAAAAAGTTGGTTTATATTGGCACTTTGTAGATTTAGTTTGGGTTTTCGTATTTACATTCTTTTACCTGGTTTAA
- a CDS encoding VanZ family protein, with amino-acid sequence MLKKPLNPLFLIGYLGFITIFSLGNFGIVKPLGSEYDDKLNHIAAHAILVSLAYLTLFGRKFKSPLLLSFFFSIGYGIIIEVLQLILSSGRTFDFRDIIANIIGALLSVLFIKVLFRVR; translated from the coding sequence GTGCTTAAAAAGCCGTTAAACCCACTATTTTTAATTGGCTATTTAGGATTTATAACCATATTTAGCCTTGGTAACTTTGGCATAGTAAAACCTCTGGGATCAGAGTATGACGATAAATTAAATCATATTGCGGCTCATGCAATATTGGTCTCATTAGCTTATTTAACTCTTTTTGGACGAAAATTTAAATCACCACTACTTTTAAGTTTCTTCTTTTCAATTGGTTATGGCATAATTATTGAGGTTTTACAATTGATATTGTCCTCGGGCAGAACTTTTGATTTCCGTGATATAATAGCCAACATAATTGGAGCGCTTTTATCGGTTTTATTCATTAAAGTCCTGTTTCGAGTTCGTTAA
- a CDS encoding gliding motility protein RemB gives MKYCFLVLILWTSTNIIAQNLDTYERPPIYPGCDSLANDLLKPCLFHKIQSFVYTSFEVPDDLVQNNYEGQVQLLFEIDGQGKTKVLYIDAISESLKDETNRVFGLMPTMQPGTYNGNPTYFQYSLTIKIPLEPVGEMNLTNVEEISENQNAIEKESKELDSINKSLIPFNSPEYNSYLNIPFTHNYYDLFDAEMNQVGTNAHTAAKPFQFNEVKPYFNLKSHNDPLRKNASSWLGRKFWDEHLVRIQSKDYWFVIDPIFDLQVGKDSDADFSSTYNNTRGFTVQGGLGKRLNFFTSVYESQGRFAQYYNDFAYSIRGREAAVIPGRGISKLFKQDGFDYPVAEAYLSYSPIDILNVQFGYGKNFIGDGYRSLFQSDFGSPYPFFKISTKFWKIKYTNTWMWLKDIRGEVSEEKSFLRKYMANHYLSWNVSKRLNIGLFESVLWYDSNDRGFDVNYLNPIIFYRAIEFETGQGAGNAIVGASAKYKWNNKINLYSQVILDEFSLPEIRKGNKSWKNKFGYQIGLKYYEPFDVKNLNIQIEYNRVRPYTYSHNTIILNYANTNQPMAHAWGANFSELVLIGRYKYDRWFGDAKLVFGKRGFDFNSEEDSFFYGGDIYRTENDRVGDSNIKVAQGNTTNVFYGELIGGYMLNPVSRLHLFAQLTFRNFNPEVNTADVFKSNSNWFTLGVKTDLFNWYWDL, from the coding sequence ATGAAGTATTGTTTTTTAGTGTTAATACTTTGGACTAGCACTAATATAATTGCCCAAAATTTAGATACCTACGAACGACCTCCAATCTATCCTGGTTGTGATTCTCTTGCTAATGATTTACTAAAACCCTGCCTTTTCCATAAGATACAATCCTTTGTCTATACGTCTTTTGAAGTACCTGACGATTTGGTTCAAAATAATTATGAAGGACAAGTGCAATTGTTGTTTGAAATTGATGGGCAAGGGAAAACCAAGGTTCTTTACATCGATGCGATTTCGGAATCCTTGAAAGATGAAACGAACCGTGTTTTCGGATTAATGCCAACCATGCAACCAGGCACATATAATGGAAACCCTACATATTTCCAATATTCTTTAACCATAAAAATTCCATTAGAGCCCGTTGGTGAAATGAATTTAACTAATGTGGAAGAAATTTCTGAAAATCAGAATGCCATAGAAAAGGAGTCCAAAGAATTAGACAGTATAAATAAATCATTGATCCCATTTAATTCTCCCGAATACAACAGCTATTTAAATATTCCCTTTACGCATAACTATTATGATTTATTCGATGCAGAAATGAATCAAGTTGGGACGAATGCTCATACGGCGGCAAAGCCTTTTCAATTTAATGAGGTGAAGCCCTATTTTAATTTAAAGTCCCATAACGACCCCTTGAGGAAAAATGCCTCATCTTGGTTGGGAAGGAAATTTTGGGATGAGCATTTGGTAAGAATTCAGTCTAAAGATTATTGGTTTGTTATAGACCCTATTTTCGACTTGCAGGTTGGTAAAGACTCTGATGCTGATTTTAGTAGTACTTATAACAATACGCGTGGTTTTACAGTCCAAGGAGGCCTAGGCAAACGATTAAATTTCTTTACTTCTGTTTACGAAAGTCAGGGAAGGTTTGCTCAATATTATAATGATTTTGCCTACAGCATAAGAGGGCGTGAAGCTGCGGTAATTCCTGGACGTGGGATTTCAAAATTGTTTAAGCAGGATGGTTTCGACTATCCAGTCGCTGAGGCCTATCTTAGCTACAGTCCTATTGACATATTAAATGTTCAGTTTGGTTATGGGAAAAATTTCATAGGAGATGGGTATCGTTCTCTCTTCCAAAGTGATTTTGGCAGCCCCTATCCATTTTTTAAAATCAGCACTAAATTTTGGAAAATAAAATACACAAATACCTGGATGTGGTTAAAGGATATCCGTGGTGAAGTTTCCGAAGAAAAATCATTTCTGAGAAAATATATGGCCAACCATTATTTAAGTTGGAATGTAAGTAAGCGATTAAATATAGGATTGTTTGAATCTGTATTGTGGTATGACAGTAACGACCGGGGTTTTGATGTTAATTACCTTAACCCGATTATATTCTATAGAGCGATTGAATTTGAAACTGGCCAAGGTGCTGGGAATGCCATCGTAGGAGCATCGGCCAAATATAAATGGAATAATAAGATCAACCTTTACTCACAAGTTATTTTGGACGAATTTTCATTGCCTGAAATAAGGAAGGGTAATAAAAGCTGGAAGAATAAATTCGGTTATCAGATTGGGCTAAAATATTATGAGCCTTTTGATGTAAAGAATCTAAATATACAAATTGAATACAACAGGGTTAGACCCTATACCTATAGCCATAATACCATAATTTTGAATTATGCTAATACGAATCAACCAATGGCCCATGCGTGGGGAGCAAATTTCAGCGAGTTAGTTCTTATTGGCCGATATAAATACGATCGTTGGTTTGGTGATGCAAAATTGGTGTTCGGTAAGAGAGGTTTCGATTTTAACTCCGAGGAGGACAGTTTTTTTTACGGTGGAGATATTTATAGAACGGAAAATGACAGGGTCGGTGATTCTAATATAAAAGTAGCTCAAGGAAATACCACTAATGTATTTTATGGTGAATTGATCGGTGGTTATATGCTAAACCCTGTTAGCAGGTTGCATCTTTTTGCACAATTGACTTTTAGGAATTTTAATCCAGAAGTGAATACCGCTGATGTTTTTAAAAGTAATAGTAATTGGTTTACTCTTGGTGTAAAAACAGATCTTTTCAATTGGTATTGGGATCTTTAA
- a CDS encoding energy transducer TonB, translating to MEPKKNPKVDVSRNSSIYFAVGLTLMLLITYLTINYKTYDKSDIDIGQLNMEEELEEEIPITEQLKTPPPPPPPPPAAPEEIEVVEDDEEVEETVIESTETDQNEEIVEVEEVVVEEVEEDIEVPFAVIENVPVFPGCENEKGNDAKKKCMSEKVQQFVSKKFNTELASDLGLSGRQRINVIFKIDKSGNVTSIQSRAPHPGLEKEAARVIGLLPKMKPGMQRGKAVTVPYSLPIVFQVQD from the coding sequence ATGGAACCAAAGAAAAATCCAAAGGTCGATGTAAGCCGAAACAGCTCCATTTATTTTGCTGTCGGACTTACTTTGATGTTGTTGATCACCTATTTAACTATCAACTACAAAACATATGATAAAAGCGACATAGATATAGGTCAGCTTAATATGGAAGAAGAGTTGGAGGAAGAAATTCCAATTACTGAACAATTAAAGACTCCACCACCTCCACCTCCACCACCTCCAGCAGCACCAGAAGAAATTGAAGTTGTTGAAGATGATGAGGAAGTGGAAGAAACTGTAATCGAGTCTACAGAAACTGACCAAAATGAAGAAATCGTTGAGGTTGAGGAAGTAGTTGTTGAAGAAGTGGAAGAAGATATAGAGGTTCCTTTTGCGGTAATCGAAAACGTTCCTGTTTTTCCAGGATGTGAGAATGAGAAAGGAAATGATGCTAAGAAAAAATGCATGTCCGAGAAAGTTCAGCAATTTGTAAGTAAGAAGTTCAACACTGAACTTGCAAGTGATTTAGGGTTGTCGGGTAGACAACGTATTAATGTGATTTTTAAGATAGACAAGAGTGGTAATGTTACCAGTATACAATCTAGAGCTCCGCATCCTGGTTTAGAAAAGGAGGCAGCCAGAGTAATTGGTTTATTGCCTAAAATGAAGCCAGGAATGCAAAGAGGAAAGGCAGTGACGGTTCCATATTCGTTGCCGATTGTGTTCCAAGTACAGGATTAA
- a CDS encoding cytochrome C oxidase subunit IV family protein, protein MAHAHKLEIFRGLIKFKSNTQKIWGVLIFLSIVTAIEVILGIYKPDSLMVNFLGMHLLNWIFIILTIVKAYYITWDFMHMRDELPSLKRMVVWTAIFLICYLVFILLQEGGYIDEVYRTGFIKRDF, encoded by the coding sequence ATGGCACACGCACATAAATTAGAAATTTTCAGAGGACTTATTAAATTTAAGTCTAATACCCAAAAAATTTGGGGGGTCCTAATATTTTTATCCATTGTAACGGCAATTGAAGTTATTCTAGGAATTTACAAACCAGATTCCTTAATGGTTAACTTTTTGGGAATGCATTTGCTTAATTGGATATTTATTATCCTAACAATTGTAAAAGCATACTACATTACGTGGGATTTTATGCACATGAGGGATGAATTGCCGAGTTTAAAACGTATGGTTGTTTGGACGGCCATCTTTCTAATTTGTTATTTGGTTTTTATCCTGTTGCAAGAAGGAGGCTATATCGATGAAGTCTACCGAACAGGTTTTATAAAAAGAGATTTTTAA
- a CDS encoding ABC transporter permease has protein sequence MFEIERWQEIFETLRKNKLRTCLTGLSVASGIFILVILLGFSRGIQNGVTSEFEQDATNSINVWPGVTTKEYKGLNPGRRVQLKMDDYADITNKFGDHIDLKSAGYSIWGGTISYNGQFGNYRVEGVYPDKQFIENSDIVNGRFINNTDVVESRKVAVIGNKVKTDLFKESDPLGQQVSVNGMNFMVVGVFSDPGGEREETRVYLPLSSAQKVFNASNDIRNIEVTVKMSKNFNEAVELSNSLTQGISDELKARHMIAPDDQNAIRVNGTLAEAKKIYTLIDTISAVFWFVGIGTIIAGIVGVGNIMIIIVKERTKEIGIRKAIGALPSSIVGMILQEAIFVTMFSGLFGLITGLGLLELVGPQIQSDFIKHPQVDFQIALATVFILVFAGGLAGFIPAYRASRIKPIVALRDE, from the coding sequence ATGTTTGAAATTGAACGCTGGCAGGAGATATTTGAGACCCTGCGAAAAAATAAGTTAAGGACTTGCTTAACAGGTCTATCTGTGGCCTCCGGAATCTTTATTCTCGTAATTTTACTAGGTTTTAGCCGAGGTATCCAAAACGGAGTTACATCTGAATTTGAACAGGATGCCACCAATTCTATTAATGTTTGGCCAGGAGTTACTACAAAAGAATATAAAGGCTTAAACCCTGGTAGAAGGGTACAACTTAAAATGGATGACTATGCGGATATCACCAATAAATTTGGTGATCATATAGATCTAAAATCAGCTGGTTATTCAATTTGGGGTGGGACTATTTCTTATAACGGTCAATTTGGTAATTATCGGGTAGAAGGGGTATATCCAGATAAACAATTTATTGAGAATTCTGACATTGTTAATGGTCGCTTTATTAATAACACCGATGTTGTTGAAAGCAGAAAGGTAGCTGTCATTGGTAATAAAGTTAAAACAGATCTTTTTAAGGAATCTGACCCCTTAGGACAGCAAGTTTCTGTTAATGGAATGAATTTTATGGTGGTTGGAGTTTTTTCAGATCCTGGAGGTGAACGTGAAGAAACACGAGTTTACCTACCTCTCTCTTCAGCCCAAAAGGTTTTTAACGCCTCTAATGATATTCGAAATATTGAGGTCACGGTTAAAATGTCAAAAAATTTCAATGAAGCCGTTGAATTATCGAATAGTTTAACTCAAGGTATTTCTGATGAATTGAAGGCTCGACATATGATTGCTCCAGACGACCAAAATGCGATTAGAGTTAATGGCACTCTGGCAGAAGCCAAGAAAATTTACACCTTGATTGATACCATAAGTGCTGTATTTTGGTTTGTTGGTATAGGAACCATAATAGCTGGAATTGTTGGGGTTGGAAACATTATGATCATTATAGTTAAGGAACGTACCAAAGAAATTGGTATTCGAAAAGCTATTGGTGCTTTGCCTTCTTCAATTGTAGGTATGATTTTACAAGAAGCCATTTTTGTAACTATGTTTTCAGGACTTTTTGGGTTAATTACGGGTCTTGGGTTACTTGAATTGGTGGGTCCACAGATCCAAAGCGATTTTATAAAACATCCGCAAGTTGATTTTCAAATTGCACTAGCCACTGTTTTCATCCTTGTTTTCGCAGGAGGATTAGCAGGTTTTATCCCTGCTTATCGCGCTTCTCGCATTAAACCAATTGTAGCATTAAGAGACGAATAA